Within Takifugu rubripes chromosome 20, fTakRub1.2, whole genome shotgun sequence, the genomic segment TCGGCCGTTAACGTGAGCCAAGTAGCTTATATACAGGATGAAAACGTGGTTCATGACTGGGTGACTGAGCCGAGCACGCTGCAAGAGCGCCGTTAGCTCGCCTGCTAGCATCGGTGGCCAAGCCTCAAAGGTTAGCTAAATGAACTCCGAAACGTCAGGAACGTTAGAAGCTTGAACATTCCCCTCGGGCCAGGTCGGGTTCTTAACCAGCGTCCTCTCCGTGTGGTGTTGCTGCTCCGATGAAGAGGTCGTTTTCGGTGCGTCGTTATTGGCAGCACTTTTTCACTGATCGGGTCGTCTCGGAACAGGAAGCTTTACAGTCACAGTCCCGCACGTTGTCAGAACGCGTCccaagaacaaacaaaaatcagGTGCTTGTTATAAAAATATCTGAGTGTGTGGTGCAGCTCTGATTGGAcagagcgccccctggtggtgcaGCAGCGGTATTGCGTAGTGATGAGAGGTAAACGAGCTGTAGCTTATCTGAGGTTTTCCTGTCGAGTCTGCCGGATCTGATTCTTTTGTTGGCTGGTTTTTCACCGAAAGACCAATTTGGTAAAACCGGCAAAAGTTACCAACAAATTAAAGTTGTTTAACTGCTAAATCCAGTGTGATCGGCGGTCGCCGGCGTTTCTACGGCAGGAAGCGTCAAAAACAAACTTCCTCCCGTCAGAAAGGACTCGTGGCGACGCAGTTTTGGCACATTCTGAAACCGAGACTCCcagtttgagctgcagaagaagagatgACAGCAACGACGTGTTCCCGGCGTCACGCCCGCGACGGATCAGTCGGTGTTAACGGAGACGCGCTTTTGTCTAATTGAAACGCATGTTTAGCCTTTAGCTCCCGTCGGGCTAGCGTGCGGCTAAAGTTAGCTCTCCAAAACGGACTTGTGCGATTTCCCCGTACGATGACCCCGCCTGTTCAGCTCAGCTGTTGTGCGTGCGGTGGCCCGTCGACCCTGTCGTGTTCCGGATGAGCTTATTTTCCTGGATGTTGTCCGACAGACGTGAACTCGTGAGTTTGCAGTGTGAAAATGTACCCGTACTGGTGCTATTGTTGAGAACAGAAACGTGGCGGCGAACGCCGGGCGAGACTCTCGGATCACACTGGAACGGGACTTCAACAGTCGTTCTTGTCCAGCGGCGCTCGCGCGCAGGTGCTTCACGCGAGCGCCGCGGCTCCAGATTGTCTCGAGGCAAACGTGAACTGACACTTTTCCACTGGCACTGAGGAATTCGGAGGAACCTGTAAAACCGGCAAATATATAAAAGTCTGTAACAGAAGGTCAACGGAGGCGACCACGGCCGTGTGGCGTTTGAGGTTGTAGGAGTGTGTGGCGGTTCTTCAGCAGTCTGGTCCCTTTGTGAGTGAAGGTAGACGTGTTTCAAAGCAGAAGAATCAATCCTGAAGCAGCCCGGACGGACCCCTCTCAGTCGGGCCCCGTGGTCGACACGGAGGCCTGGTGCCCCTCCCCGTACtggcccccgccgccgccggtCCCGCCCCCGCCCTCGGGCTCCTCCCGGCCGGGCGAGGCCTCGTCTCCCGGGCCCCCCCGGGACGTGAGGGAGGCGGTGGTGGTCTCGGGGGAGGCGCTGTGGGCCTCCCGGGGGGTGCAGCCGGGGTGGTTCTTGCGGAAGTGCTGGTTGAGGATGGCCTGGAAGGGGAAGCTCTTGCCACAGACGTGGCAGTGGAACGGCTTGTTGCCCGTGTGTTTGCGGATGTGGTATTCCAGCTGGTCCTTGCGGGTGTACTTCTTCCCAcagatgcggcagacgaacggCGTGATGCCCATGTGCAGGCGCATGTGGCGGTCCAGGCTGCCCTTCTGGTTGAAGGACTTGCAGCAGTAGATGCAGGTGAGTCGCGGGTTGTAGCGGAACCAGCGGTCGCCCACCTGCTCCCTCAGGTAGTCCTCGTAGCCGCCCATGTCGAAGGCGGCGTGCTCCTCCCCCTGAACACACAACCACAACGTAAGACCGATGAGCGGGAGGCTGCGGACCGGTGTGACCGGAACAGGCGGGTCCAGCCCCGCGGGATTCTGGTGCCGGTACCTGGGAGCTGGGCTGTCTCAGATCATCCACCTGGTTCGGGGACTCGCTCTTGGCCCTCTGACGTTCCGTCACCATGACGACGCTGCCGGTGGGGCTGAACCTGTCACACAGTCCAACGTTAACCGGAACCCGGCGACCGGGCCCGACCCCGCGGCCTCCCGTCACTCACCTGTCGCTCTCGCTGAAGCTGGACGACGGCTGCGTGCTCTGCCCGCCTTCGGCGCCCAGCGGCGCCGGCACCAGCGTGCTGCGGCCCGACGTGTCGATCATCACGGTGGCCCCCTCCTCCGCCGCCACGGCCTCCGGCTGCTGTTCCCCGGCCCCGATCCAGTCCTCCACGCGCTCCGTCTTGATCCTGACCTGGTCCACAGCTCCACCTTCCTCGGCGCTGCCGGATCTCTCCGGCTCGCCGCTCGTCTCCACGTACCACTGACCTGCCCGATTGATGCGCAGGATGGGTTCTTTGGTGGCCCTGTTGACGGCGGGGACGGACCCTTCGGCGCCGCCGTGCTCCGCCGTTAGCGTGGGGCTGATCTGCTCCTCGGGGGGGCTGATCGCCTCGGCGGCCCTGTGCGGGCCGAGGAGCCGCAGCCTGCCGTGGTGGGCACCTCCTCGGACCACAGCCTCCAAGGTCCGGTTCCCCCGGGACCCCCGCTGGTCTTCCAAGGGCTCCTCGTCCAGGTCGGCCAGGCTGATCTTCAGGTGGATCCCCTCCAGGATCTGAGTGCAGCGGTCGATGATGTGCTGCATCTGCAGGAAGCTGGCGGCCGTCAGGTAGCTGATGATGTCGGCCAGCTGCAGAACCAGGCGGCCCGTGTAGCAGAAGGTCAGCAGCTGCTCGAACACCGTCGGGTTCCGGATCACCGTCAGCGACACCGTGCTCATCTGGCTCAGAGACATGTGGTCCCGGAAGTATGGCGAGCTGGCGGCCAGAACCACCTTATGGGCCCTGAAGCTCTGGCCCTGCACATTCACCACGATGTCACAGAGACGCCCCTGGACCCGGAGCTGGTTCAGGTGGGTCAGGACCGAGTTGCTGAAGTCTGGAATGTCCAGCTGAATGCTGCCAGAGCGCTCCATGCTGGGCCTGAAGGAGACTGCAGAACCAGAAGCGGATGAGGACAGGACCAGAGGGgggacacacgtgcacgctccttCTCACTCAaaataagccccgcccctttaaTGTCTTAAATGAGCTGACCTAAACGAAGCTCTTCCTCGTTTGCTGTGACCTAAACATGACGGACGGGTGCCTGTCAGGTGTGTGGGCAGGGCTTTGACACTGTTGCCCCGCCCCCGCTGATGGCGTGGACATGCAGAAGGCGGCGCCCGCCACCTGGGCCACGGCTGCAGGGACGTTATTGATCAGTGATCAAAAATGACTCGTGTGAATTCAACAGTGAGCTGCTGACCAATCAGCTGGCGCTCCAATACCGGGTCCAGTACTCTGACCAGCACACAGGCGCTTTGATAGGAGTTCAACGGGTCCAACAGCCATGAAAAATCTCTCCCCTTGATGGTTCTGAATCTCTACTTTGGTCACGTGATGTTGTGATGGACCTGAACCTGGGCTGAACTGGTCCGATCAGCTGTTGTGTTCCGACTCTCCCTGTTTATACAGCTGCCAACACCTAACAGAACCTGACAGAACTGCTTCGAATCAGAACCTGCACCTGCAGCATTTCAAAGCAACACCGCATTCAATCTAAACTCAATCAGAACCGGTCCAGACCAGACCGACCCGTCTCAGGTGTGCTGTGGGAATCTCACCTGAAGGGGGACAACAGGAGGAGATCAGCTTTGGCTTCAGTGTTTGGTTCTGTTTCTCCTTCGGTCCAGCGGCTAGCTGAGCATTATCGCCAGAACGGGAGACGACAGCGGCTCCGGAGGGTTCGGTTCGGCTCAGAACAGGCTGGCCCggcaggctgcagctccacccgCCGCTCCTGCGGGCAGCTGCGGGGCTCCAGCAGCGGTCCTGGCGGCTTCAGTTCCGGGAAAGACGCGCTAAACCGGGTCTGCGGTCCGTCAGCTGCTGTTCTGCCGCCATTTCGCTGGATGTCACAGGTTTGGGTTTAGGTTCGGGTCGCAGCTCATCTTTTAATTTCACGGCAAAAGGGCCGAAGCTgcaggaaggaaagagggaagGAAGAAAATGCGCAAAGAACGCTGGGAAACGTAGTTTCTTCTCGCCGGCAGCGCTGAGTTTGTGAGGGCCTGGAgactacattacccagcatgcacccGTGTAGAAAGGGGTCATCGTGGCTGTTCGGTGTGGTACGTGAATACTGGCATGCCGTGTCACCAATGATGGAATGTGAAGAAGTATTGTTGATTATGGTCTGTGACTTGGTGCTTCAGACCTGCTGAACATGCAATGAAATGTCCTCCATGAAAATTAAACCTGAAAATCATCAATAATTACTTGTTTATTCACTCAAATCTACTCATCAATGGTCATCTATCAGCAGCTTTTCACAATTAATGAAACCCTAATTAATCTGTGTACTTTTAAAGAGACAACATGTTCCTGTttggtggagaagaagaagtcCTTGTTCATCTTTGGTCACAACAAACGTGCTGTTTTTACATGAACACGTGCACCCTGGAAATGTGCAAGATTTGGTCCCCAACTGGGACACGAACCTCCGACTCCCAGCCCAGCCCACTACAGAACCTGGTCCTGTGGTTAAGGTCCTTCTGGGTTCCTGTAAAACAAGAGGAGCTTTAAGGTTCCTCACATCCAGATGTtggttggttttattttaccgCTCTGGTTGGATCTTCATGTTTCTCCTGAGTGAAACCAGGTCTAAAATTGCTAAATTTTAGCTATTGATGGTTTTCCCATCGACCTCAGTGGAGAAGGTGAAGCTGCTCGAGTTGTTGATGTGAATCTATTgttttgaaggttttcccacGAGATCAGCTGATAAATGAACGTTAACCCGCCTTTCAGATGATCATTTGTGATGTCACGTGACATTGATTTAATCAGTGGTCAGGTGTTAATGCCCATTTCACCCCTATGACTTGTTAATTGCCCTCATCAATCATCGGTTTGATGCTGATGACAATATCAActtcagcgggtttcatctccATGGACCACGTGACTTGATGTAATCTATTACTCTTTCATGACctgaaacatcaaacacatcTGGAAGTGGGACAAATCTGATGCGACGACGGCCccgagcagcagggggcgccacgACCCAGAGAACTTGTGGCTCCTGCCACGCAGAGAGTCACTCAACTCCAGGTACCGGAGGAAGGAACACACCTGAGACCCCCGCGAGTCCGGATGATCGAACTGGAATCATAATCTATAATCTGCCGCCTCAATCAATGATTTCACCGGGAAAAACCCTGGAAAACCAGAGCGGCAGCACTAGTTTGGGGTGTAACTCACAGATGTGGGGGAATGTTATCACAGCTGTCTGTGACCCTGATCACGTGATTCCGAGTGTCGGTGCCCAACATCACAGGTGTGTCCTTCTGTCTGCTGTTCTGGAGTCACGGGGGATTCTGGAAAACCCAAATGTGATCAGCTGGAAcctaaaataaattaaatatcaaacattttactacattattattattattttaattaattcggACAAAAGACCACGTGACTCAGGCAAAGACGTCTCTATCAGAACTAAATACAGCTCTCAGCAGAACCGGGTCGGGGGGAGGGGTGTCTGGACGTAAATGCGGGGGGAAAACTCCAGTCAACAGACTCGGAGACAAACTGGGAACCACCGAAGCGACGCACGTGGGTTTCCGAAGCCTCCGTCAATCAGCGTAGAGGGGGCGGGTGTAGTGGCGGCTGTGAACCAATCAGAAACGGCGCCGGTACCCGGGGCGGGGCCTACTGCGCGCTGCAGCTATAAAAAGCGGGTCTCAGCTCAGCACCACAGAGGTTCCGGGCTGCACACGGACCGCAGTGAACGAGCCCACGGAGTCCATCAGGATTATTGACCGAGTTTTGCTCTGGACCTGTTTCTAGACCAAGTGGATTACTTTGTGGACCTTACCATGACGCTGGAAGACCTGATCGGAACCGGCAACCGGGACAAAAGGTGAGTTTCTGCAGCGTATGCAACCACTTCCGGGAGAGGATGGGGTCCTGTTAAAAGTTTGTTGTGACGGGCtcggtgtgtgtgcaggctggaCCCGGTGAGCcaggctctggaggagctgctggtggcggCGCAGCGGCAGGACTGTCTCACGCTGGGGGTCTACGAGTCCGCCAAACTCATGAACGTGTAAGTACGACGGGTTCTCTCGCGGAACCCCAACCGCCGACGCGGAGCACAACCAGAACCGGACCCATTGTCTTTCCCCGCCCCGCAGAGACCCGGACAGCGTGGTTCTGTGCGTGCTCGCCacggatgaggaggatgaagatgacatCGCGCTGCAGATCCACTTCACGCTTCTGCAGGCGTTCTGCTGCGACAATGACGTCAACATCCTGCGGCTGTCCGGTATGAGGCGGCTGacccagctgctggaggacgaCGCCGGAGTCGGTACCGAGCCTCGGGACCTGCACTGCATCCTGGTCACGGTCAGTTCTTGTTCACCATCGACCACCAAACCCCCAGTGAGGGCAGGACCCCTGAAATGCTCCGTATGTTTCCGGTTCTGCAGAACCCGCCGGTGCAGCCGCTGCAgtgtcaggccctgcagcacGTCAGCAGCTTCTGCCAGGAGAGCCGCGGTCAGAACCAGTGGGTGccctgtctggagctgcaggaccgCTGAGCCAAACCAGGTCTGCGGGGAGACGGGTCCAAAGAGCTGACTCGGCAGGAAAAATTGGAACCGAGAGACGAACTGGACCAGGTGGTCCAGGTTGCCTGATTCTGGTCCAGAGTGAGGGCGACGCATGTCTGTTCCAGAAACCTGGACACTTCATGGGTCCAACGGATGGTCCGGTCGGACCACGTCCTGGAGCCGCACAGAGGTTCTGGGAAGGTCGAGTGACTGACGGTGAGCAggtgggtcatgtgactgaacCCACGGAGCTGCACACGGgacatgtgacctctgacctgacgCCACCCAGGAAGGGTGACGTCCCGTTCTGTCGTgtggaaatgtgatttttcaCAATAAATCTAATCGTGTctgacatttattgtgtttatttcttCAACTTCTAAATTTATACTCGTTTCCTCGGGTCAGTGATGAAGCTAGATGTGTGGTTACCATAGTAACTGCGAGTCATGTCCGGTTAAACACGTCTCTTGTTGCTGTGTTCTGGCGTTGCCATGTAGCCTCTCCTGTTCAAGAGATCACAGCCTTTGATCTCCGTGACATCACATCCTGTTTTAATGTGGACAAACAGACGTCACAGGTCTGTTTGTTTTGGCTGCCGGCCCGTCCCTGGCACAGACggggggggcagcacagacgggggggggcacagacgGGGTCACGGCAACAGCCCTCTGCTGTGGCAGCAAGAGGACTCGCACACGAGACTTTTAGAAacctgttctggttctggatcGGTCCGTCTGTTCCTGTACTGACGTTTTACCCGTagataaacacacacgcctCTCTGAGCTAACCAACGGCGTCCTCACGCTCTGCTAGCCTTAAAGGTAAACAgtggtctccatggtaacgcaACAGCGTGAGACTGACGTCCTTGTCCCAACATCCATGTGTGCGTAGCTTCATCATAGTTTACGATGAGTTAGCCGTTTCGTGTCACGGCCAAACCAGGTTGGTTCCACACCGGGTTCTGGTAGCCGATCACCAGTTCCAGTCGGACTTCGGTTCTGGAGGTCGGGTTAGATTAGCTAGCGTGCAgttagtttgtggtgtttttgtAATTTAACAATGCAACAACAAGGGTGCGTGCTAGCATGAGTCAGCGCTAACGGGGTTTGTGTTCATCAAACATCCCCAGCTGCCTCCTCACTGACGAGGACGATGATGAAGTGGCATTTTTAGCTTTAGTCACTTATTTACGTGCAGTGAGGAGGACTCCTGGCTGtcacatcaccatggcaacacaacTGAGGCGGCTGACTCGTGGGCGGCGTTGTTACGTCTGGAGATCCCGACCCACGTTAGCGAGCATGTCGGGATGattcagaagcagcaggagtgCAGCGCGGCATCATGGGAATCCTCACTCAGACGTTCAGAAAAGGAGCATCACAGTACATCTGccacatttcctgtgtttcacctgcatcCCTGGTGGATCAGGTTGTCATGGGAACGGGGTTCTGCTGCACAGGGATAGACTGATGATGTGAAAGTCCTGAATGATCCTTCACGTCTGGCTATAAATAACCTTGAGATATTTTTAGCCAgcacaggccacgcccccttaaCCACCCCCACCCATCAGCCTCTCCCCACCCCTCAGCCAAACCACAgcatgagtgagtgtgtgtgtgtgtgtgtgtgtggggttgtgAAAAATTTGGAATTTGAAGATGTGTTTAAACCAGTTAAATTTAGTCTCGGCAGTTTCTCTACAGCCCATAATTACagaccagcccccccacccactgtctgaccccacccaccccaaaccGCTCTTAGATGTCAAACCTAGCGCTCCCTCTGCTGTGGCGGGGACCCTCCAGCTTCTGTTTCTGAGGTGGAGGACGGTCCGCCGCCACagcgagctgctgctggacacgcCTGGAAAACCACCATCGCCAACGGAGGCGGAGCCTAAAACCCCTGGAAACATCTGGTCTTAAATCCACCACTGAAGCTGCAGAATTGAAACAAAGGTGGCGACCGTGTCTCACCTGGTGACTTCAGTCCTGCCCAAACTCTTCTGGCCTGAGagcccccaaacacacacacacacacacacacacacacgcacacacacacacacacacacacacacactgaagaacAATGTCATTTATTATGCAAATTTCCCAGAATGCTGCAGGCTCAAACAGCTGAGAACAGATTTAATAatgccctcttcctcctcagcgtgtgtgtgtgtgtgtgtgtgcgtgtgtgcgtgtgtgtgtgtatgcagatGTTGGTCTTGCTCGGGGGAGGGGAGCAACAGACAGATGtctcagaagaagaaaacagctcATTAGCGCTTCAGATAGCATCAGTTTCATCTGCGCGTCGTTCCTGACGCCACCGACAGGAACGACCTTTCACGTTCACATCTCTCCGTCTTCACCACAACCTGATTCAGAACCGGCCCACTCCTGGGCTGAGGTCCTCACAGAGATATGAAAACACTCGGCTGAAAAGAGGCTAATTGCTGCTAATCTAAGAACTGTCCAGGTTTCAGTTCAACTGCTGCTACTGTCAGTGTTTGTTGTCTGAGCTACAGAGCTGCAGGCTACTAactgacactgacacacacacacacacacacacacacacacagatccgtGTGACAGTGTGACTAAATGCTCACAAGGCTTCTCTGATGTCACCACCATGTCGTGTTTTCATGCTCAACACTTAAATGATCTCTGTTTTGTTGCAGTCTGACATTTAACCTCATCTGAgacacagtcacatgaccgggccggtcacatgaccactgtCAGCAGAGGAGTGAAGAACCTCAATTAAACGCTAACAACAGTCTCTCTGTTGCATGTCTGGCTCCAGATGCCTGTGGCACCACGTGgagccacttcctgcctcttGGTTGGGTGatcatgtgtttaaatgatgGAAATACGACGTTTAGCCTTTAGCCCTCAGACcccctgagcccccccccccccattacgttaagattaagatggagtttattcatccctgtagggaaattgaattgtagtagcaacctatacaaagtatagaaacagaataaataaatacaaatcagattagaacgttataatatgtatatatatacacatacataagcattataagcatatatacataaatatagaaaaaaaatgaaataaaattacaacataaacattacacaattattgttgagtatGTTTGGGTGAATTATAGAGTctgacggcaggaaggacttcctgtagcgttccttagagcagcgaggctgctggagctgctgaagctgcaggagctgctggagctgctggagctgctggagctgcaggagctgcaggagctgctgaagctgctgaagctgctggagctgctggagctgctggagctgctgaagctgctggagctgctggagctgctgaagctgctggagctgctgaagctgctggagctgctgaagctgctgaagctgctggagctgctgaagctgctggagctgctgaagctgctgaagctgctggagctgctggagctgctgaagctgctgaagctgctggagctgctggagctgctggagctgctgaagctgctggagctgctgaagctgctggagctgctggagctgctggagctgctgaagctgctggagctgctggagctgctgaagctgctggagctgctgaagctgctggagctgctggagctgctgaagctgctggagctgctgaagctgctgaagctgctggagctgctgaagctgctgaagctgcaggagctgctggagctgctggagctgctggagctgctggagctgctgaagctgctggagctgctgaagctgctgagctgctgagctgctggagctgctggagctgctggaagctgctggagctgctggaagctgctgaagctgctggagctgctgaagctgctggagctgctggagctgctggagctgctggagctgctgaagctgctggagctgctgaagctgctgaagctgctggagctgctgaagctgctgaagctgcaggagctgctgaagctgctggagctgctggagctgctggagctgctgaagctgctggagctgctgaagctgctggagctgctgaagctgctggagctgctgaagctgctggagctgcaggagctgctgaagctgctgaagcagctgaagctgctggagctgctggagctgctgaagctgctgaagctgctggagctgctggagctgccgctccatgaccttcataatgtgggaccAGCCGCTCTAGGACCTCCATAATGTGGGACCAGCCGCTCTaggaccttcataatgtgggaccAGCCGCTCCaggaccttcataatgtgggaccAGCCGCTCCaggaccttcataatgtgggaccAGCCGCTCTAGGACCTCCATAATGTGGGACCAGCCGCTCTaggaccttcataatgtgggaccAGCCGCTCCaggaccttcataatgtgggaccAGCCGCTCCaggaccttcataatgtgggaccAGCCGCTCTAGGACCtccataatgtgggaggtcagtgctattggcctgtagtcactcggtgccacaggatgggtcttcttcgggtcttctttggcaccgggaccaggcaggatgtcttccaaagctctgggatcctctgaagatgaaggctgtggtggaacaggtgctgcagtgttCCACACAGCTACCTGGggcagttcttcagcactcgtgggctgatgccgtccggtccggtaGGTTAGTTACTGTGTGGGtctggtcctgctgcaggtttctgcctgttggCTGCAGCTCTCAAGTCAACAGCTTTGAGTGTCAGtcatgtggtcatgtgactcaggAACCTCATCATTGTTCTCATGTCAGGGGTCACATGACGGatccagtcatgtgacctcgtGCAGCCGCAGCAATCGTTCAGTGTCACAGACATAAAGGCACGTCTGTGAGCCATCACCCATCAAAGAtcctccagaaccagaactggacCCGCAGCAAAGATGGTTGCACGGGTCACCTGCTACATCGCTGGTGACAGGGTGGACATCAAAGATCGGggtgatcacatgatcagcaCAAGACTGTCTGTGAACATGCAGAAGAACCGGGCCAGgactgcagcagaacatccagcagaacctccCAGTTCTCTTGGTGTTTCtcacctctctcacctctctgacctctgacgtCCACCTTCAGCCCCAACCACCGCTGACgggaatcccccccccactaTCCACCCACCCAGGGAGCGCTTGTTTTCCCTGTCAGTGCTGAGTCAGCACTGACATttagatcacacacacacacacacacacacacagtcagctgGTATGTTTCGGGAAGTGATGTGATCTGATGGTAACCCAGATCGGATGGTGATTGTGAGTCAGGGGCGATGACGTCAGCCTGCCTTCATGCTGCCCCGGGATTGGCTGAGCCCCGCGGTGATCTGCTCCTGCAGACCAATCAGAGAGACGGACAGAGAACGACGTGATGGTCAGATCAGGAGGGACGAGTGAGTGCTCTCACATCATCGcagcgcgtgcgcgcgcgcgcgttcTTGTCTGACTGTTACAGGAATATGCAGCGTTTGGACGTTCAGAGGGAACTCAGCGGTCAACCTGAAGAcgttgttgtcatggcaacgagCATGCAGCATCTCATGTCTGCAAGTAACACACACGGTGTGTtcagtgtgcgcgcgcgcgcgtgtgtaatGAGAGCATCCTACTATCGCGAAGTCACGTGACTGAGGAATCCCCAacacttcctgcctctctgcccTTTTATGGTCATCTGTTCTGAACCTCCTCCTTTGGGCTGATCGagcccacacacgcacatacgcGCGCACAGGCACTACGGTGATCTCATCTACGTTTATTAGTTCAGTCTCAACTTTGCACGTGCTAGCTTAGCCTCCGTTAGCATGTATCACCTCAGACCTTCTATCTTATCAATAAAGCTTCGGAGCCTCGTGCACGTTAATGTCCCGAAGGCAGTTTCAGTTTACAGGTGTGTTTAATTCGTCCCTATTGGATGGTTTTTGGAATAACAGCAGCTTTTCGGGGAAGCGGCTCCACCGATTGAAACAATGAATTAAACTTCCTCCTCAGACATGGAAATGTATCCATCCGTCCTTTTTCAGAACCAACCGGATCAAATAAAGAGAGACCTGATCTGGACGCGTCCAATAAGGGTCAGAAAATTTCCATGTGTTTCCTCTTTTGTCCCAAAGTTATTTTTTACTCCCTTCAGGAATTTCAGGAATGCTTGAGGCTGGAATCATGACATCATGACAACCAGACATgacgtcagtgtgt encodes:
- the LOC101080011 gene encoding growth arrest and DNA damage-inducible protein GADD45 beta, producing the protein MTLEDLIGTGNRDKRLDPVSQALEELLVAAQRQDCLTLGVYESAKLMNVDPDSVVLCVLATDEEDEDDIALQIHFTLLQAFCCDNDVNILRLSGMRRLTQLLEDDAGVGTEPRDLHCILVTNPPVQPLQCQALQHVSSFCQESRGQNQWVPCLELQDR
- the zbtb37 gene encoding zinc finger and BTB domain-containing protein 37 — translated: MERSGSIQLDIPDFSNSVLTHLNQLRVQGRLCDIVVNVQGQSFRAHKVVLAASSPYFRDHMSLSQMSTVSLTVIRNPTVFEQLLTFCYTGRLVLQLADIISYLTAASFLQMQHIIDRCTQILEGIHLKISLADLDEEPLEDQRGSRGNRTLEAVVRGGAHHGRLRLLGPHRAAEAISPPEEQISPTLTAEHGGAEGSVPAVNRATKEPILRINRAGQWYVETSGEPERSGSAEEGGAVDQVRIKTERVEDWIGAGEQQPEAVAAEEGATVMIDTSGRSTLVPAPLGAEGGQSTQPSSSFSESDRFSPTGSVVMVTERQRAKSESPNQVDDLRQPSSQGEEHAAFDMGGYEDYLREQVGDRWFRYNPRLTCIYCCKSFNQKGSLDRHMRLHMGITPFVCRICGKKYTRKDQLEYHIRKHTGNKPFHCHVCGKSFPFQAILNQHFRKNHPGCTPREAHSASPETTTASLTSRGGPGDEASPGREEPEGGGGTGGGGGQYGEGHQASVSTTGPD